The following is a genomic window from Falco peregrinus isolate bFalPer1 chromosome Z, bFalPer1.pri, whole genome shotgun sequence.
ACTGAGAGGAGTCAGTGTGGCTGTCAGGATGGATACATCACTTGAGAGGGGTTTGGCAGAGGGATTGTGTTTCCTGCAAGTCACATCCTGGATTTAAGTGACCAGCCCTGGGTTATGTGGCTGGGGACAGGTCTGTCCTGGCAGGGGTTGGCAGACTGAGGCTGTTTCCATTCTGAAGGGGCTGTGCGAGGCAATGAATCCCGTTCCCAGTGGTCCCAGTGCCGCTGTCTGACCCAGTGTCCCCTCTCCCATAGGTGGACCGCTTCCTGCACTCCTACTCGCTGGTGGCTCAGGacctgccagcagagcagctccagcacctgCAGGAGCTCTTCTCCAGCGCTGTGGAGGAGCACAGTCAGCTCTTGGCCCAGGTGCAGGGGTCAACACTGGTGCCTCCGGAACTGGAGTCCAGGCTGGGAAGCCTCATCAGTCGCTTCCAGCTCTACCTGCGGGAGGCACGGGCTGTGTGCACCCAGTCTTGGGCCCGCTTCCATCCCCTGCGTATGGTGGGAGGCTGCACCCTTATTGCTGCTTCCTGCTTGCTCTGCTATGTGGCCTCAGAGCTGGCTGCATCATCGGACTGTTTCTATCGCAGCTGCCTCCTGTACCCGCTGCTTTGGGGCCTCGTGGTAACTGTTCTGCTTGGGCTGGCCCATGCCTTCACCCAGGAGGGGCTGGATCTCCTCCTGATGTCATCATGGGCAGCCGCTGCTtctcagctgggttttttttggcactggtggggccggCATCCCAAGCGAGCCCGTTTGGCGGGCAGTCAGCCACCCTTGGCCAGCATTGGCCTGAGGCAGAGGCTGCGAGagtggctggggctggccttCCCCATGGGCATTCTGCTCTTCCGCTGCGGAGCTATGTTCTCTGATAGCTTTGTCGTGGCTGAGGCCAGGGTGGCCCCATTCCTGCTGGCCTCGCTGGTGATGTTGCTAGTAGGGAAGCTCCACTGGGATGGTCGCCTGACTGTGCCAGAAGGCCccaagcagcagctccttggTTTTTCTTCTTATCGGAGAGAGATCTGGTACCTGCTGTGCCTCGTGGCCATGCTTCTGGTCTGTGTGCGCCTCTCTGGTTTCTTCCACCAGTGCCGCGAAGAAATCCTTCAGTGTCggccttctcttttcctctcccccctTGCCAGCCTGAGAAACACGCGAGCCAAGAATCTCTTCTACCTCCTGTGTGTTGCcttgctggctgggctggtCTATGCAGTGCGGAGCTGGCTGCGGCGCTACGGCAACCTGAACAGCTCGGACCCCCTTGTGCTCTTCGTGCGCTGGGGTTTCCCACTGGTGGTCCTCTGCATTGCCTGCTACTGGGCTGTTGCCTCCAGTGCTGATGACTCTCTTGggaagctgcaggagctggtgcaggTGGCAGTTGTTGCCTTTCCATGGGCTGTCTATGGACTAGCATCcgtggggctgctgctcctgctgtgcaATCCCATGACAGTGTTCGCGAAGGACACACGGGAGTCAGCAGGATCCATCGTCACTCCCTACCTGGGGGTTCCCGGCTCTGAAGTCAACTTCCTCCACGTCATCCCTCAGATCTACAAGAGGATGCAGGAGTCTCAGAAGAGCTGCCTGGAGCGGGGCAACTGCAGGGCCACCATTGCAGCCTATGGGCTGGGCAGCGTCTACTCGGCAGCCCTGGTCATAGCGCTCACCCTGCTGGGCTTCCTCTTGATGCTTCTGCACAGTGAACGGCTGAGTCTCGccttcctgctcctcttcctggaggcttttgtgctgctgcacaTCCACACGCGTGCCAGAGGCCTTGCTGGAGATGCTGGTGAGTCAGGGCTCAGTAGAGCTTCCTCTGGATATGCAGTGTGGGCGTCATCTGCAGCAAGCTTGTTTTATGTCCAGTGGGAGAGGCAGGGTCCATGTGCTGCTTTTGGGGAATGGCAATGCACTGATCCTCAGGGGATCCTCCTAGCTTTATTTTAGAGTTGCTTAAATTCTCTAGTAGGAGACAGGTGTGTGCAGCAGGGATGTAaagtgggaggaggaagaggaggaggaggtggtgggggAGTCCCTTAGGGAAGGGGGCTCTATTATACCCATCCATTCTGCCTGGGCTGCTCACAGCCACCAGACCTCACTGCAGTTGACAGAGTCCAgtagcagggcaggcagcagacGGAATGCCTGGCCCCTCAGTCTGTCTGTGGTGGGACCCTGACTGGTTTCTGTCTCTCAAAAGACAGAGTGTGGAAAGGGAACCTGGAAGAGAAGTCAGTAGGCTCTTTTCGATTGTGGACCTGTCTTGTTCCCTGGTGCTGATACCTGTCTCTAATTTTTTTATCTCTCAGAGCCTTTTTCAGTGCCCTGGTATGCAGTCATCTCCTGGCTCCTTGCTGCTTCCCAGTTCTTCTATTCCACAGGCCACCAGCCCATCTTCCCTGCTATCCACTGGAATGCAGCATTTGTGGGTTTTCACCTTGACCACAGCACGAAACTCCTGCCTGCTGTCCTGGTGGGCGCCAACACCTTTGCCTCCCATATCCTCTTTGCAGGTAAATCGATTTCTTCCTGGGCTGTTGAGCCTGAGCAGACAGGGCTCACTGCTTTCTTTGCCTTGTCTGGAGGCCTGCAGGCCGAGCATGAGGCGATGAGCTCCGGCACCAGCTGAACAGCAGCATCCTTGCTGTCCCTTTCTGGGGCCACAGAGCTGCCCGTGGCCTGCAGCCTCCATGCAGTTGTGCCTGACCAGCAAACTGGAGCTGGGGTATATGCTTCCTGCATGTCCAGGGCATGATGGCAGAGCCTAGACTGCTCCTCACTTCCTGGGCTCCAGTAATTTCATGTGCCTTTGTCCTTGAGGTAGTTGgctgccctctgctcctgctttggCCCTTTGTGTGTGAGATGCCCAACTCGCAGAGGAAGAAGCCCAAGAAGGAGTCCcgggaggagctgcaggaggtaGAGGAGCACATGATGGAGATGAGGCTGCGGGAGTCCCCAGAGAAGTTctccactgctctgctgcagctggggctgaaGTACCTCTTTGTCCTTGGGACGCAGGTACGGACAGAGGCAGGATGGCTGTGGGAAGACTGTCTAGAGGAAGTAGGGGTGCTGTGAGAGCCGTAGGGCACTTTGATGAGAGAAGGGGGTCCACCAGGGCTCAGACAGGCCCTGGGGTAATATGTCTAGTTGCAGGTGGAAGAGCAGCTGCACAGGTCCTCTTCTCAGCCATGCCATTTGCTCTGTGCTTTGGGAGAGCTCCAGCATGGAAGCTGAAGTACAGATTAGACTGCTTTTCATACCCATCGATCCAGAGTAGGAACACCTCTTCAGAAACTGCATGGTTGTAATTCTGCTCCCCCTTTTCCCAACCATGCCTTCTATTTTGCACCAGCTGTGATTTCCATCTGATCCTGTGCTGTGGTGATACAGGGAGCGAAACATCAGAAATTTAATCCCGTGGAAGAAGCTAGTAACTTTCTGGGGTTTAGCCCTTGAAATCATTCTCCTGTGTGGTCAGACCACAGAGGGTGCAAGGGACGGGGCAGGCCCCGCAGCCGGAAGGCAGGAATGCTCCGCTCAGTGAAATATTGGGTCAGGTTAGCCACAGTGTGAGCCCTCCTCTGTGCTGTCCCAGCCTGACCCCAGGAAAGCCTGCATATATCCCAAGCTGCCTGTGTGTCCTGACTTTAGGACATGATGGAAAGGAATCCTGTTTGGGATGCTTATTTCTGGTGTGTGCTGTACCAGCATCTCAGGTGTGTGCAGTTTAGTACCACCTTCAGATGTGAACCTAGTGCCCAGGAGGTCTCTCCAGAGTCACTTGTaacttgttttttcctgatctcCTCCACAGCTTCTGgcctgtgtttgtgcagctATGATCCTCAGGAGGCACCTCATGGTCTGGAAGGTCTTTGCCCCAAAGTAAGTCCCAGGAGTTGCTCTGATGGTGGGTTAGGGTTCATACCACTGACATTTTGACTAGAGTTCATAGACAGTAATGTTGGAAGAGACACTGTGGTCGATCTTCAGACTTCTTATGTAGTAGAGGCTGTAGGAGTGTCGTTAACTAATTCCTGCTTCAAGTTCAGAAGCTGGACTTGAGCTAGAACCTGGAAGTTTCTCCTTATCTTGATTTCTAAGTACGTACAGAGCTCACCTGGAAGCTAGGAATGTTCAGGGCAGAGAGCCAAAGGTAGGGATACCAGACCAGAAACGATAAACGCAGAAATGCTAAACTAGCAAACGTCTGAGCTAGTAGGTGTGTAGGGTGGCCTCAGCCTCTGAGGGACTCAAAATCCTACCTGGATGTTGTCCTGAACAACCTCTGAAGCAGAGGTGTGCTTGGCTTCTACgttgcaggcagcagctgctggcgAGTGACTGTAATTCAAGTTTTAGGATCTGGGATGCTACCAGCCTCTCACTGTCAGGAAGATCTGTCTGCTGGGTGTGAGGGTAGCAGCTTGCCTTCGCCAGGCCAGGGCATGCTGGCTGTGATATCCTTACTGCATCTGTTGTGCCTGCAGGTTCCTCTTTGAGTCGCTGGGCTTCATGGTGAGCAGCATCTGTCTCCTGCTGGGGATCTCTCTGGTGATGCGTGTGGACTGTGCTGTCAGCACCTGGTTCAGCCAGCTTCAGCTCAGGTAGCATTGGAGACATGGGGAACCTGACCTGCTTGTTGGCCAAGGCTGTGGTTGTTTCCTGGCTTCCCTCAGGCTGGGAGGGATACATCAGCCACCAGCAACGAGTGCCTGCCGACAGCAGTCAGGGATtatccccagctccctgcctcagcGCTGCACAAAAGGACTGGAGCCAACCGTTCCCCGCTTATTGCGGTGGTGTTTCTCAGAAGTGGAGGTCAGAGCTCTCACTGGGCGTTTGTGGCAGCAGGAGGACTCTGCTGCAGGAGCCCAAGAAGCGGGAGTCCTGAAGTGCTCCTCTGGAGAAACACCAAGCAGatgtcttgctgctgctttcctgacaACTGTCCCCACTGTGCAGTTGGTTGGCTTCAGTGGCTGGCAGGGCATCACCTTGCCTGTGCAGAGACAGTGACTGATGGGAAGGGGCCTGCTGAGGAGTGGAGATGAGGATGGGAGAAGAGCGAAGGTCCTGCAGCCACCACTTCTCTCCACGTGCTCAGTTTTCATGCTGGAATCAAAGTACACATGGTTATGCATGCAGATGGTTCCTGGGGTCTTGGTAGCAGCTGCTCCTCTGTAAAGTCAACTGGTTGCTCTGTAGTGAGGCCCCTCCTGCCTCACTCACGTTTTCCTGGTCTTCCTCAGCCCTGTGAAGGGCAGTAGGGAGCACTCTGGGCTGCCTTGTACAGCCTGAAGCAGGCGTATTTGTTGAGGGGGTGGTAGCAGGGAGAGCTGTGTCTATGGGCAAGAAATTCTCCACTCATGATCTCAGCCTGTCTGTCCCCGTGGACTGGGCTGTAGCAGCTGGGGCTCCCCATGTCTTTGTGTGCTGCTGGATTCTGGCTGTTGATTGTGAACAGCTGAGATGCAGCAGGATATAGTGACAGAACATCAGGTCATCCCCATTTTGAGTCTGGTCAGGACAAAaggggaggctggagcagctgtccCAACTGCAGGAGTGGTGTGAGCTGCggtgcctgggagctgctgctggaaagccCTGAGTGGGCAACAACTCTTCTGGGAGGTGGCTTAGTTCACTGGTATCTGTGCACGTGCTGGGGGTTATGTCAGCTTGAAGGGAcgtcaggcactgcagctgaTGGCATTTGTGATCCCGTATATGGTGCTTGTCTCCCTTTTCACCTTGGTGTTCTGTGTGGGACTTCAAGCTGCAAGTGAGCTACGCCAAACCCACCCTTGGATGCTGACGGTCAGGAGACATcgtatttctttctttagggGCAGGGGTAGAGGACATGACCATGGTGCCTGGCCATATCCCATCAAAGTTCCCTCTGCAGTTTTGATGGGATCTGGCATTCCTTACTGCCCTGAACCACTGTGTGGCATTACTTGGTGCTATGAAACCTTCTGTCTCTTTCCCCTCTGGAAAGAGCTGAGGACTGCTTGTCTATGATTCCTGCGTTGATTTTTGTTCTGATcccatttgttttttaagttaTGCACCATGATAGCTCCTGTTTGAGTTCCTCACTGCAGACTGCTGGCGTAACTCAAGCCTTTTCATCTCATCTGCCCTGGAGAGTCATGGGGAAAGTGTCTCGTCATCTCTCTCATCGCTTTCAGTTCTTGCTGTTACGCCCAATGCCCAGTCACTGTGGAAAACGGCCCTTGAAGGCAGGTTTAGTTTGGCATTTTACCCCTGCAAAATGCTTGCTCAGGTGATGGGGTGCAATTCCAGGGAGTCTTAAACTGCTctaattttgcatttcctttgtgGGACCTCCCCTGGCCTGCTGGCTGTGGTCTCCCACCTCAGCCTTTcatctcccctgccctgggggcttGTCCTGCTTAACTTCACCTGACACAACCACGGACTGGTTTGTAGATGGTATGACTCCCAGGGCTGCGTTGCCACGTAGATGCATGCACACCAGTGCTAGTGCAAGGCAAGGAGTAGCAGCATGCAGTGGGGGAAACTGAGGCGGAAGGAATGCATCAATCCAGAATTAGATGGGCTTAGGCAGTCCCACCCTTTAAAATGGGTTATTTGCTGACTCCTTGTGGCCATATGGTTCTCGGTGCTGAGGGGGCCGTGCTGATGGATGAGGGGTGCATTGgtgcagagaggaggaaggggatggAGTTAGCTACCCactgaattttcatttaatgtgATGATAGTCTATATAGCACACATTGCTAAACCCCAAGGCCGGAGCCCAAGTAGGTCTTGTAACTTCAGAATCTGGTCAGGAGCTTGCTGCCTGAATATAGTTGTGCTGGCAGAAATCCTTATGGTCACTAAGGCTGTAGAGCTGGCCCCTGATGTCCTTGCAGCAGCCACCCAGGCCCTTGggcttcctcctctcccatctCTGGGAGCAGTTGT
Proteins encoded in this region:
- the PIGO gene encoding GPI ethanolamine phosphate transferase 3 isoform X3 — its product is MEPEEQLNFDTCLCRGTQCSGKYTTAQLPAWEAGAQCCSQQSVIGSQLSEEVDSGEWDMLIAHFLGVDHCGHKHGPDHPEMAKKLTQMNEMLRSLVDHLGNDTLLLVAGDHGMTDTGDHGGDSEKEVNAALFVYSRTPLFGTGPPEEPEAVAQVNLVPTVALLLGVPIPYSNIGEVMAELFSGDGDAVSAALQQLSVYHINAKQVDRFLHSYSLVAQDLPAEQLQHLQELFSSAVEEHSQLLAQVQGSTLVPPELESRLGSLISRFQLYLREARAVCTQSWARFHPLRMVGGCTLIAASCLLCYVASELAASSDCFYRSCLLYPLLWGLVVTVLLGLAHAFTQEGLDLLLMSSWAAAASQLGFFWHWWGRHPKRARLAGSQPPLASIGLRQRLREWLGLAFPMGILLFRCGAMFSDSFVVAEARVAPFLLASLVMLLVGKLHWDGRLTVPEGPKQQLLGFSSYRREIWYLLCLVAMLLVCVRLSGFFHQCREEILQCRPSLFLSPLASLRNTRAKNLFYLLCVALLAGLVYAVRSWLRRYGNLNSSDPLVLFVRWGFPLVVLCIACYWAVASSADDSLGKLQELVQVAVVAFPWAVYGLASVGLLLLLCNPMTVFAKDTRESAGSIVTPYLGVPGSEVNFLHVIPQIYKRMQESQKSCLERGNCRATIAAYGLGSVYSAALVIALTLLGFLLMLLHSERLSLAFLLLFLEAFVLLHIHTRARGLAGDAEPFSVPWYAVISWLLAASQFFYSTGHQPIFPAIHWNAAFVGFHLDHSTKLLPAVLVGANTFASHILFAVGCPLLLLWPFVCEMPNSQRKKPKKESREELQEVEEHMMEMRLRESPEKFSTALLQLGLKYLFVLGTQLLACVCAAMILRRHLMVWKVFAPKFLFESLGFMVSSICLLLGISLVMRVDCAVSTWFSQLQLR
- the PIGO gene encoding GPI ethanolamine phosphate transferase 3 isoform X1, with protein sequence MQRWPVLLFLAWVCLLFFAGIGLFMSGFLLTRIELASSSSCSDPLVPPPWERQSLPLGSCWAPQRFSKAVLVIIDALSFEFARFNPAKASPLPYENKLSFLHHLATSQPRHARLYRFRADPPTATMQRIKGLTTGSLPTFIDVGSNFATYAIQEDNLLAQLVQNGRRVVFMGDDTWEGLFPKKFFRSYFFPSFNVKDLHTVDDGILQHLYPTVDSGEWDMLIAHFLGVDHCGHKHGPDHPEMAKKLTQMNEMLRSLVDHLGNDTLLLVAGDHGMTDTGDHGGDSEKEVNAALFVYSRTPLFGTGPPEEPEAVAQVNLVPTVALLLGVPIPYSNIGEVMAELFSGDGDAVSAALQQLSVYHINAKQVDRFLHSYSLVAQDLPAEQLQHLQELFSSAVEEHSQLLAQVQGSTLVPPELESRLGSLISRFQLYLREARAVCTQSWARFHPLRMVGGCTLIAASCLLCYVASELAASSDCFYRSCLLYPLLWGLVVTVLLGLAHAFTQEGLDLLLMSSWAAAASQLGFFWHWWGRHPKRARLAGSQPPLASIGLRQRLREWLGLAFPMGILLFRCGAMFSDSFVVAEARVAPFLLASLVMLLVGKLHWDGRLTVPEGPKQQLLGFSSYRREIWYLLCLVAMLLVCVRLSGFFHQCREEILQCRPSLFLSPLASLRNTRAKNLFYLLCVALLAGLVYAVRSWLRRYGNLNSSDPLVLFVRWGFPLVVLCIACYWAVASSADDSLGKLQELVQVAVVAFPWAVYGLASVGLLLLLCNPMTVFAKDTRESAGSIVTPYLGVPGSEVNFLHVIPQIYKRMQESQKSCLERGNCRATIAAYGLGSVYSAALVIALTLLGFLLMLLHSERLSLAFLLLFLEAFVLLHIHTRARGLAGDAEPFSVPWYAVISWLLAASQFFYSTGHQPIFPAIHWNAAFVGFHLDHSTKLLPAVLVGANTFASHILFAVGCPLLLLWPFVCEMPNSQRKKPKKESREELQEVEEHMMEMRLRESPEKFSTALLQLGLKYLFVLGTQLLACVCAAMILRRHLMVWKVFAPKFLFESLGFMVSSICLLLGISLVMRVDCAVSTWFSQLQLR
- the PIGO gene encoding GPI ethanolamine phosphate transferase 3 isoform X2 — its product is MQRWPVLLFLAWVCLLFFAGIGLFMSGFLLTRIELASSSSCSDPLVPPPWERQSLPLGSCWAPQRFSKAVLVIIDALSFEFARFNPAKASPLPYENKLSFLHHLATSQPRHARLYRFRADPPTATMQRIKGLTTGSLPTFIDVGSNFATYAIQEDNLLAQLVQNGRRVVFMGDDTWEGLFPKKFFRSYFFPSFNVKDLHTVDDGILQHLYPTVDSGEWDMLIAHFLGVDHCGHKHGPDHPEMAKKLTQMNEMLRSLVDHLGNDTLLLVAGDHGMTDTGDHGGDSEKEVNAALFVYSRTPLFGTGPPEEPEAVAQVNLVPTVALLLGVPIPYSNIGEVMAELFSGDGDAVSAALQQLSVYHINAKQVDRFLHSYSLVAQDLPAEQLQHLQELFSSAVEEHSQLLAQVQGSTLVPPELESRLGSLISRFQLYLREARAVCTQSWARFHPLRMVGGCTLIAASCLLCYVASELAASSDCFYRSCLLYPLLWGLVVTVLLGLAHAFTQEGLDLLLMSSWAAAASQLGFFWHWWGRHPKRARLAGSQPPLASIGLRQRLREWLGLAFPMGILLFRCGAMFSDSFVVAEARVAPFLLASLVMLLVGKLHWDGRLTVPEGPKQQLLGFSSYRREIWYLLCLVAMLLVCVRLSGFFHQCREEILQCRPSLFLSPLASLRNTRAKNLFYLLCVALLAGLVYAVRSWLRRYGNLNSSDPLVLFVRWGFPLVVLCIACYWAVASSADDSLGKLQELVQVAVVAFPWAVYGLASVGLLLLLCNPMTVFAKDTRESAGSIVTPYLGVPGSEVNFLHVIPQIYKRMQESQKSCLERGNCRATIAAYGLGSVYSAALVIALTLLGFLLMLLHSERLSLAFLLLFLEAFVLLHIHTRARGLAGDAEPFSVPWYAVISWLLAASQFFYSTGHQPIFPAIHWNAAFVGFHLDHSTKLLPAVLVGANTFASHILFAGSWLPSAPALALCV